One genomic region from Paramicrobacterium agarici encodes:
- a CDS encoding DUF4193 domain-containing protein codes for MATDYDAPRKSEEDSDSIEALKERVPDKMSGTVDVEDADNPGGYDLPGADLSDVDLDVVVLPPQADEFTCVSCFIVKHRSQLDHQEKLGPVCIECAS; via the coding sequence ATGGCAACGGATTACGACGCTCCCCGTAAGTCGGAGGAAGACTCCGACTCCATTGAGGCACTCAAGGAGCGTGTTCCCGACAAGATGTCGGGCACCGTTGACGTCGAAGACGCGGATAACCCCGGTGGATACGATCTCCCGGGTGCAGACCTCTCCGACGTCGACTTGGACGTGGTCGTCCTGCCTCCTCAGGCAGACGAGTTCACGTGCGTCAGCTGCTTCATCGTGAAGCACCGCTCACAACTCGATCACCAGGAGAAGCTTGGTCCTGTGTGCATCGAGTGCGCCTCCTGA
- a CDS encoding DNA gyrase/topoisomerase IV subunit B: protein MSSDYSARHLSVLEGLEAVRKRPGMYIGSNGSRGLMHCLWEIIDNAVDEALAGYGDHIEIRLRDDDSVEVIDHARGIPVDIEPKTGLTGVEVVFTKLHAGGKFGTGSYASSGGLHGVGASVVNALSERLDVEVDLNGKTWAMSFHRGEPGIFDDGGREPSPDAPFTPFKEKSELRVVGKVKKGVSGSRVRYWADRQIFEKGATFNVDDLQGRARQTAFLVPGLTIRIDDERAASADSNEIVTSEYRFDGGISEFVEYLAADVPVTDIWRVSGSGSFTETVPTLQPDGSMVSAEVERTCEVDVALRWGTGYDTTVRSFVNIIATPKGGTHLAGFEQGLLKVVRKEVEKNARRLKAGNDKIEKDDVLAGMTAVLNVRIPEPQFEGQTKEVLGTPAARTIVSKVLTDALTEKFSSNKREDKNQASVVLDKVVAEMKSRISARAHKETQRRKNALENSTLPAKLVDCRSSDVEQSELFIVEGDSALGTAKLARDSSYQALLPIRGKILNVQKASVSDMLSNAECAAIIQVLGAGSGRTFDLDASRYGKVIFMSDADVDGAHIRMLLLTLFFRYMRPMIEAGRVYAAVPPLHRIVAINGGSKPNDVLYTYSEQELHGVLKGLERSKKRYKEPIQRYKGLGEMDADQLAETTMDRRNRTLRRVRVEDAEAADAIFELLMGNDVPPRKEFIVDNSRNLSQDRIDA, encoded by the coding sequence GTGAGTTCTGATTATTCCGCGCGCCATCTCTCCGTTCTCGAGGGTTTGGAGGCCGTGCGCAAGAGGCCAGGCATGTACATCGGCTCGAACGGCTCCCGCGGCCTCATGCACTGCCTCTGGGAGATCATCGACAACGCCGTCGATGAGGCTCTCGCCGGATACGGCGATCACATCGAAATTCGCTTGAGAGACGACGACAGCGTCGAGGTCATCGACCACGCACGCGGCATCCCCGTTGATATCGAACCCAAGACCGGGCTCACCGGCGTTGAGGTCGTGTTTACGAAGCTGCACGCGGGAGGAAAATTCGGAACAGGCTCCTACGCATCGTCGGGAGGACTACACGGCGTGGGAGCATCCGTCGTCAATGCCCTCTCTGAACGCCTTGATGTCGAAGTCGATCTCAACGGCAAGACATGGGCGATGTCGTTCCACCGCGGTGAGCCGGGAATCTTCGATGACGGGGGCCGTGAACCGAGTCCCGACGCTCCGTTCACTCCGTTCAAAGAGAAGAGCGAACTGCGCGTCGTCGGCAAGGTGAAGAAGGGCGTCTCGGGTTCGCGTGTGCGCTACTGGGCCGACCGGCAGATCTTCGAGAAGGGCGCGACATTCAACGTCGACGATTTGCAGGGTCGCGCCCGCCAGACGGCCTTCCTCGTTCCAGGGCTCACGATCCGCATCGATGACGAGCGCGCTGCTTCCGCTGATTCGAACGAGATCGTGACCTCGGAGTACCGCTTCGATGGGGGCATCTCGGAGTTCGTTGAGTATCTTGCGGCCGACGTGCCTGTGACCGACATATGGCGGGTCTCCGGATCGGGAAGCTTCACCGAGACGGTGCCGACGCTCCAACCCGACGGATCGATGGTCTCCGCCGAGGTCGAGCGCACGTGCGAGGTGGACGTCGCCCTGCGCTGGGGGACCGGCTACGACACGACTGTGCGGTCGTTCGTCAACATCATCGCCACCCCGAAGGGTGGCACGCATCTCGCCGGGTTCGAGCAGGGCTTGCTCAAGGTCGTGCGCAAAGAGGTGGAGAAGAACGCACGACGTCTGAAGGCCGGAAACGACAAGATCGAGAAAGACGACGTGCTCGCGGGCATGACGGCCGTGCTCAATGTTCGCATTCCCGAGCCGCAGTTCGAAGGGCAGACCAAAGAGGTACTCGGCACCCCGGCCGCGCGAACGATCGTCTCGAAGGTGCTGACCGACGCCCTGACCGAGAAGTTCTCGTCGAACAAGCGCGAAGACAAGAACCAAGCATCTGTCGTTCTCGACAAGGTCGTCGCCGAGATGAAATCGCGCATCTCTGCCCGCGCGCACAAAGAGACCCAGAGGCGCAAGAATGCCCTCGAGAACTCCACGCTGCCTGCGAAGCTCGTCGACTGCCGGTCCAGCGACGTGGAGCAGAGCGAGCTGTTCATCGTCGAGGGCGACTCTGCGCTCGGAACAGCCAAGCTCGCGCGCGACAGCAGCTACCAGGCACTTCTTCCCATCCGGGGAAAGATCCTCAACGTGCAGAAGGCTTCCGTCAGCGACATGCTCTCGAACGCCGAGTGCGCCGCGATCATCCAGGTTCTCGGCGCGGGCTCTGGGCGCACGTTCGATCTGGACGCCTCACGCTACGGCAAAGTCATCTTCATGAGCGACGCCGACGTCGACGGTGCCCACATTCGGATGCTGCTGCTCACGCTGTTCTTCCGTTATATGCGCCCCATGATCGAAGCCGGGCGCGTGTACGCTGCCGTGCCGCCGCTGCACAGAATCGTCGCGATCAACGGAGGCTCAAAACCGAACGACGTTCTGTATACGTATTCGGAGCAGGAACTCCACGGCGTGCTGAAAGGCCTCGAACGCAGCAAGAAGCGTTACAAGGAGCCGATTCAGCGCTACAAGGGGCTTGGGGAGATGGATGCCGACCAGCTCGCCGAGACCACGATGGACAGGCGCAACCGCACGCTTCGCCGCGTTCGCGTCGAAGACGCCGAAGCGGCCGATGCGATCTTCGAGCTGCTGATGGGAAACGACGTACCCCCGCGCAAGGAGTTCATCGTCGACAACTCCCGCAACCTCAGTCAGGACCGCATCGACGCGTGA
- a CDS encoding alanine racemase has translation MTASVRARAVISRRALVDNARRVAERVAPAQLAIVVKDDAYAHGVPEVVSTLIAAGFHRFGALDLTTALTVRELAPDSMIFTWVFGEHDDLDVALRERLDLGVSYPSMLERVAESAKRTGQRATVHLKIDTGLHRAGVLADTWPRFVARAAELQKAGAIDVTGIWTHIAEASYERDSAAILRFEQAIQIAQEAGLHPRVRHLAASAASFERADARFDMVRVGAFVYGIAPGDGIGPHELGLTPALTLSTTVTHIERANGRSHAQIPIGHVHGLYSDAVNGVTVAVRGERFPIVSVDRTMARIDVTGSSIATGDAVHLFGDGAHGEDSLQVWADAMGTIGEEVAIRLARAAERHYVD, from the coding sequence ATGACCGCCAGTGTGCGCGCACGCGCGGTCATCTCGCGCCGTGCTCTCGTCGATAATGCTCGACGCGTCGCCGAGCGCGTCGCCCCTGCGCAGCTCGCGATCGTCGTCAAGGACGACGCCTACGCGCATGGCGTACCTGAGGTCGTCTCGACGCTCATCGCAGCCGGATTCCATCGTTTCGGCGCCCTCGATCTCACGACCGCGCTCACCGTTCGCGAGCTTGCGCCTGACAGCATGATCTTCACCTGGGTGTTCGGCGAGCACGACGATCTCGACGTCGCTCTCAGGGAACGGCTCGATCTTGGCGTTTCGTACCCGTCGATGCTCGAGCGGGTCGCCGAATCAGCAAAGCGCACGGGACAGCGTGCAACTGTGCACCTCAAGATCGATACAGGGCTGCATCGCGCCGGCGTTCTCGCCGACACGTGGCCGCGTTTCGTCGCACGCGCAGCCGAGTTGCAGAAGGCGGGCGCGATCGATGTCACAGGCATCTGGACGCACATCGCCGAAGCCTCGTACGAGCGCGACAGCGCGGCAATCCTGCGCTTTGAGCAGGCGATCCAGATTGCCCAGGAGGCGGGACTTCACCCTCGCGTGCGTCACCTTGCGGCAAGCGCTGCATCGTTCGAACGTGCGGACGCCCGCTTCGACATGGTGCGCGTCGGCGCGTTCGTGTACGGCATCGCTCCCGGCGACGGCATCGGACCTCACGAGCTCGGGCTGACTCCCGCCTTGACGCTCTCGACCACGGTCACGCACATCGAGCGGGCCAACGGCCGTTCACACGCGCAGATACCCATCGGGCACGTGCACGGTCTCTACAGCGACGCCGTGAACGGTGTCACGGTGGCCGTGCGCGGGGAGCGCTTCCCGATCGTCAGCGTCGACCGCACGATGGCGCGCATCGACGTCACGGGATCGTCCATTGCGACCGGCGACGCTGTTCACCTGTTCGGCGACGGCGCACACGGCGAGGACTCGCTGCAGGTGTGGGCTGACGCCATGGGGACGATCGGCGAAGAGGTGGCGATCCGGCTGGCGCGAGCAGCGGAACGCCATTACGTGGACTGA
- a CDS encoding DNA gyrase/topoisomerase IV subunit A, with product MARSKDSTPPDQIAERIEDIDVSSEMQGSFLEYAYSVIYSRALPDARDGLKPVQRRIIYQMVQMGLRPDRGHVKSARVVGEVMGKLHPHGDTAIYDALVRMAQAWTMRLPLIDGHGNFGSLDDGPAAQRYTEARLAAAAFALAESLDEDVVDFVPNYDNQFQQPAVLSAAFPNLLVNGTTGIAVGMATNMAPHNLIEVVGAARHLIDNPDATLDDLMAFVPGPDLPSGGTIVGLDGVKDAYATGRGAFKTRARVSIEPITARKNGLVVTELPYLVGPEKVIEKIKTGVQSKKLSGISDVTDLTDRAHGLRLVIGLKTGFSPEAVLEQLYRYTPLESSFSINSVALVEGGPRTLGLKELLQVYIDHRVDVVTRRSQYRLARRQERLHLVEGLLIAILDIDEVIQVIRTSDDTEQARTRLMDVFDLTQLQAEYILELRLRRLTKFSRIELESERDELKREIEQLEQLLASEALLRAQVSSELDEAAEQFGTPRRTLLTEAKPSIAATGRSKGASPVLEIQDAPCRVYLSATGRAVRVDLAEGTEITHPTRRSKHDAILTALDTTTRSELGAVTSTGRLVRFTPVDLPSVPPSSIQMRAGVRIGEYLALGDRGERVLAIIALDETRTLALGTAQGTVKRLQMGAWPNKPDFEIISLKNSDSVVGAALATDDDQLVFISSDTQLLTYAASSVRPQGRTASGVAGIKLGAGSSAIFFGVAKADAGRHVVATVAVNSQMLTGTDPGSAKVSYLADFPVKGRATGGVRAQRLLKGEDQLSAAWVGPAPAFAVAADGTPRVLPAAGAKRDGSGEPLEGSVAALGHHI from the coding sequence ATGGCCCGCTCGAAAGACTCAACGCCCCCTGACCAGATCGCCGAACGCATCGAGGATATCGATGTCTCCTCCGAGATGCAGGGGTCGTTTCTTGAGTACGCGTACTCCGTCATCTACTCCCGTGCGCTGCCTGACGCGCGTGACGGGCTGAAACCGGTACAGCGGCGCATCATCTATCAGATGGTGCAGATGGGGCTTCGCCCCGATCGCGGTCACGTCAAGTCCGCGCGCGTTGTCGGTGAGGTGATGGGAAAGCTGCACCCCCACGGAGACACCGCAATCTACGATGCGCTCGTGCGCATGGCGCAGGCCTGGACCATGAGGCTTCCGCTCATCGACGGGCACGGAAACTTCGGCTCGCTCGATGACGGGCCGGCAGCACAGCGCTACACCGAGGCCCGCCTCGCCGCGGCCGCGTTTGCCCTCGCCGAGAGCCTCGACGAGGACGTCGTCGATTTTGTCCCGAACTACGACAACCAATTTCAGCAGCCCGCCGTTCTGTCCGCGGCCTTTCCCAACCTCCTCGTCAACGGAACCACCGGAATCGCCGTCGGAATGGCGACGAACATGGCACCGCACAATCTCATCGAGGTGGTGGGTGCCGCACGGCACCTGATCGACAACCCCGATGCGACGCTCGACGATTTGATGGCATTCGTGCCTGGACCAGATCTTCCCTCCGGCGGAACGATCGTCGGTCTCGACGGCGTCAAAGACGCGTACGCGACGGGTCGCGGAGCGTTCAAGACGCGTGCCCGCGTCTCCATCGAGCCGATCACGGCGCGCAAGAACGGCCTGGTCGTCACGGAGCTTCCGTACCTTGTCGGCCCTGAAAAGGTCATTGAGAAGATCAAGACCGGTGTGCAGTCGAAGAAACTCAGCGGCATTTCGGACGTGACGGACTTGACGGACCGCGCTCATGGCTTGCGTCTCGTCATCGGGCTGAAGACAGGATTCAGCCCGGAAGCTGTCCTGGAGCAGCTCTACCGATACACGCCGCTCGAGAGCTCGTTCAGCATCAACAGCGTGGCGCTTGTCGAGGGGGGCCCGCGGACACTCGGGCTCAAGGAGCTCCTTCAGGTGTACATCGACCATCGGGTCGATGTCGTCACGAGGCGGTCGCAGTACCGCCTGGCGCGTCGCCAGGAACGGCTGCACCTGGTCGAGGGCCTTCTGATTGCGATTCTCGACATCGACGAAGTGATTCAGGTCATTCGCACCAGCGACGACACCGAGCAAGCGCGCACACGGCTCATGGATGTCTTCGACCTCACGCAGCTGCAGGCGGAGTACATCCTTGAACTGCGCCTGCGCAGGCTCACCAAGTTTTCGAGAATCGAGCTCGAGTCCGAGCGTGACGAGCTGAAGCGGGAGATCGAGCAGCTCGAGCAGCTGCTTGCGTCAGAAGCCCTTCTCCGCGCGCAGGTCTCGAGCGAGCTCGACGAGGCGGCTGAGCAGTTCGGCACGCCACGACGTACGCTGCTCACAGAGGCCAAGCCGAGCATTGCAGCGACTGGGCGAAGCAAGGGTGCCTCGCCCGTTCTCGAGATCCAAGATGCGCCCTGCCGTGTGTATCTCAGCGCAACCGGTCGGGCGGTGCGAGTCGATCTCGCCGAAGGTACTGAGATCACCCATCCAACGAGACGGAGCAAGCACGACGCGATTCTCACTGCTCTCGACACCACGACGCGCAGCGAGCTCGGGGCGGTGACCAGCACGGGCCGCCTTGTGCGCTTCACACCGGTCGACCTGCCGTCCGTTCCGCCCTCCAGCATCCAGATGCGAGCCGGCGTGCGAATCGGCGAGTATCTCGCGCTCGGCGACCGCGGTGAGCGCGTGCTTGCGATCATCGCGCTCGACGAGACGCGCACGCTTGCGTTGGGGACGGCGCAGGGAACGGTCAAGCGTCTTCAGATGGGCGCGTGGCCGAACAAGCCGGACTTCGAGATCATCAGTCTCAAAAACAGCGACAGTGTTGTGGGCGCCGCTCTCGCCACAGATGACGATCAGCTGGTCTTCATCTCGTCTGACACACAATTGCTCACCTACGCGGCGTCGTCCGTTCGCCCTCAGGGGCGGACAGCATCCGGAGTCGCAGGCATTAAACTCGGCGCTGGCTCATCTGCCATCTTCTTCGGCGTGGCGAAGGCAGATGCAGGCAGGCACGTCGTCGCGACGGTGGCGGTGAACTCGCAGATGCTCACGGGGACGGATCCCGGATCTGCGAAAGTCTCGTACCTGGCGGACTTCCCCGTCAAGGGGCGTGCGACGGGCGGCGTCCGTGCGCAGCGACTGCTCAAGGGTGAGGATCAGCTTTCTGCCGCGTGGGTCGGGCCAGCCCCCGCTTTCGCCGTGGCTGCCGACGGGACGCCACGCGTTCTGCCCGCGGCGGGAGCGAAGCGCGATGGGTCAGGCGAGCCGCTCGAGGGAAGCGTGGCAGCGCTCGGGCACCACATCTGA
- a CDS encoding DUF3093 domain-containing protein produces the protein MTTYHERVWPAKWIPWALLLVIPASLLVLLPVSWIAGVGTGVILYVACLALWFAAAGTLELRDGMLSAGRATIDVGFLGEAHALYAEDAFAARGRDLDPRAWLMIRGGVKDVVRVPVTDEDDPTPYWLLSTRSAHELAAAINDARRPAASFESE, from the coding sequence CAAATGGATCCCCTGGGCGCTTCTGCTCGTTATTCCGGCGTCGCTTCTCGTGCTGCTGCCCGTGTCATGGATCGCCGGAGTGGGAACGGGCGTGATTCTCTACGTTGCGTGCTTGGCTCTCTGGTTCGCAGCGGCCGGAACTCTGGAGCTCCGCGACGGGATGCTGTCGGCGGGGCGCGCGACGATCGATGTCGGCTTTCTCGGCGAGGCGCATGCCCTTTATGCCGAGGATGCTTTCGCGGCACGAGGCAGGGACCTCGACCCGCGAGCGTGGCTCATGATTCGCGGCGGGGTGAAAGACGTCGTGCGGGTGCCTGTGACGGACGAGGACGATCCGACGCCCTACTGGCTGCTGTCGACGCGCTCCGCACATGAACTAGCCGCCGCGATCAACGATGCGCGGCGGCCGGCTGCTTCTTTTGAGAGCGAATAA
- a CDS encoding DUF7455 domain-containing protein — translation MSHTGTQTVDAVQPQLTAADRCDSCGAQAYIRAVVNSGELLFCAHHGKKYEEKLMAVAESWHDESDRLLEDTRA, via the coding sequence ATGTCGCACACCGGTACACAGACTGTCGACGCCGTTCAGCCCCAGCTGACCGCGGCCGATCGATGCGATAGCTGCGGCGCGCAAGCGTACATTCGTGCTGTCGTCAACAGCGGGGAGCTGCTGTTCTGCGCACATCACGGAAAGAAATACGAAGAGAAGCTCATGGCTGTTGCCGAGAGCTGGCACGACGAGTCTGACCGGCTCCTCGAAGACACGCGCGCCTGA
- a CDS encoding alkaline phosphatase family protein — MTTMLPTEGAQSRSLAVLAHDFLATLRGHQGGLGLAPVTSVIVVVVDGLGTSNLAERAGHARFLTAHRGRSLRAPIPSTTAAALPTLLTGARPGEHGMLGYKVRDPASGRLVNQLTGWDELANPESWQRSSTVFETIAAAGIGAAAVGPRKFADSGFTRAVLRGARYEAADGIGDRVDAAAHLVSSSEPQFVYLYIPELDKIAHKHGWRSERWIAALETVDSELSRLHALVDTRRTGILVTADHGIIDVPPEDQVLYDAIPGLLDGVEAVGGEPRFVQLYADDHVPVDEIATRWRESLGQSAIVATRDEAIAAGWYGPAVPATAARIGDVLVAARTRVAFYDSAPQSASSRKMIGQHGSLSDEERSVPFIRLGAWV, encoded by the coding sequence ATGACGACAATGCTACCCACGGAAGGCGCCCAATCCCGGAGCCTTGCCGTACTTGCCCATGATTTCCTCGCCACGCTGCGCGGGCACCAGGGCGGCCTGGGTCTCGCACCCGTCACATCCGTCATTGTCGTCGTCGTCGACGGGCTTGGAACATCAAACCTCGCCGAACGAGCGGGACACGCGCGATTCCTCACGGCCCACCGTGGCCGTTCCCTGCGCGCTCCCATTCCCTCGACAACCGCTGCGGCTCTGCCCACGCTTCTCACCGGTGCTCGGCCCGGGGAGCACGGGATGCTGGGCTACAAGGTCCGCGATCCGGCCTCAGGTCGCCTTGTCAACCAGCTCACGGGGTGGGATGAGCTCGCGAACCCCGAAAGCTGGCAACGGTCGTCGACGGTCTTTGAGACGATAGCGGCGGCGGGAATCGGCGCCGCAGCCGTCGGGCCGCGGAAGTTCGCTGACTCCGGATTCACCCGCGCCGTGTTGCGCGGCGCCCGTTACGAAGCGGCAGACGGCATCGGCGATCGAGTGGATGCTGCCGCGCATCTCGTGAGCTCGAGCGAACCGCAATTCGTGTACCTGTACATTCCCGAGCTCGACAAAATCGCCCATAAGCACGGCTGGCGCAGCGAAAGGTGGATCGCCGCCCTCGAAACCGTGGATTCCGAGCTGTCACGGCTTCACGCGCTCGTCGATACGAGGCGTACGGGAATCCTCGTGACAGCCGACCACGGCATCATCGACGTTCCGCCTGAAGACCAGGTTCTCTACGACGCGATTCCCGGGCTTCTCGACGGCGTCGAAGCGGTTGGGGGAGAGCCGCGCTTCGTGCAGCTCTATGCAGACGACCATGTGCCCGTCGACGAGATCGCGACCCGCTGGCGCGAATCGCTCGGCCAGAGCGCCATCGTTGCGACGCGTGACGAAGCAATCGCTGCCGGATGGTACGGACCCGCCGTGCCCGCCACCGCTGCGAGAATCGGTGACGTCCTTGTCGCGGCACGCACTCGCGTGGCCTTCTATGACAGCGCCCCGCAGTCCGCGTCGTCACGAAAGATGATCGGACAGCACGGCTCGCTGTCTGACGAAGAACGGAGCGTGCCGTTCATTCGCCTTGGAGCGTGGGTGTGA
- the sepH gene encoding septation protein SepH, with the protein MQDLKVIGVEDGALVAATEQGQRFRIVINEVLLSHLKPPKESHVEERRLSPREVQSHIRSGLSAAEVAELTGVSVEYVRRFEGPVLAEREHIVGAALSVPVLSAIDVHGDEPTFGAAIAARLEGLAATGERWTSWKDPADGWIVKLSFTAATIDHDARWSYEPKKHTLAPLNQEAILLSKQGDLPHGMIPRLRAVEDHSHTEPEPHETDESRFDSGAFRFRPVETEAPQTIAQLEPAALSPRHPSAASQAAINRGAGANESDSSNQTADLLEALRKRRGRREGPPAAEPVESEDAAGDDVSTPLDFGSITPDQEQSSESAPAPDEKRATGRSKRGRASMPSWDEIVFGARSDSDD; encoded by the coding sequence ATGCAAGATCTGAAGGTCATCGGGGTCGAGGACGGTGCCCTCGTCGCTGCCACAGAGCAGGGGCAACGTTTCCGCATCGTCATCAACGAGGTTCTGCTCTCGCATCTGAAGCCGCCGAAGGAGTCTCACGTCGAAGAGCGTCGGCTAAGTCCTCGCGAGGTTCAGTCACACATTCGCTCCGGACTGTCGGCGGCCGAGGTCGCCGAACTCACAGGGGTCAGCGTGGAGTATGTTCGTCGTTTCGAGGGGCCTGTGCTTGCCGAGCGCGAACACATCGTGGGAGCAGCATTAAGCGTCCCCGTCCTCTCTGCGATCGATGTGCACGGTGACGAACCGACATTCGGTGCAGCCATCGCCGCACGCCTCGAAGGTCTTGCCGCCACCGGGGAGCGGTGGACCAGTTGGAAGGACCCGGCGGACGGCTGGATCGTGAAACTCTCATTCACCGCTGCGACGATCGATCATGACGCCCGCTGGAGTTATGAGCCGAAGAAGCACACTCTCGCACCACTGAACCAAGAGGCGATCCTGCTCTCCAAGCAAGGCGACCTGCCTCACGGAATGATTCCGCGGCTGCGGGCAGTCGAAGACCACTCGCACACTGAGCCAGAACCGCACGAGACTGATGAGTCACGATTTGACAGCGGCGCTTTTCGCTTTCGTCCGGTAGAGACTGAGGCTCCCCAGACGATCGCGCAGCTTGAACCCGCTGCGCTCTCGCCTCGGCATCCATCGGCAGCCTCTCAAGCGGCGATCAATCGCGGTGCCGGCGCGAACGAGAGCGATTCGTCGAATCAGACGGCCGACTTGCTTGAGGCTCTCCGGAAACGCCGAGGGCGGCGCGAAGGGCCTCCCGCCGCTGAACCTGTCGAATCCGAGGATGCGGCAGGCGATGACGTGAGCACTCCGCTCGATTTCGGTTCGATCACACCGGATCAGGAGCAGAGCTCAGAATCGGCTCCCGCTCCAGATGAGAAGCGCGCGACCGGACGCAGCAAGCGAGGCCGGGCGTCGATGCCGTCGTGGGACGAGATCGTCTTCGGAGCACGATCCGACTCCGACGACTAA